The proteins below are encoded in one region of Lycium ferocissimum isolate CSIRO_LF1 unplaced genomic scaffold, AGI_CSIRO_Lferr_CH_V1 ctg1445, whole genome shotgun sequence:
- the LOC132042271 gene encoding uncharacterized protein LOC132042271 — protein MTNSKGKIWCFWRDNCTVSILQNHEQHVTLSIHKNHGSDKIYVTAVYAKCTNTERKDLWNSLEDLNKLIKGPWSIGGEFNVILHPEEKLGGLSHKNSRSFDFTECMDSCGMSDVGFNGSRYTWCNNWRPNKRIWMRLDKVFINDDWATKYANNSVRHLARTSSDHRPLLFKCDNGQLCGPKYFKFLDFWTTQNHFLEIVRMDWSQNVTRNPVRILQNKLRSVAKRLSAWSREEIGHVHDQFDT, from the coding sequence ATGACTAATTCAAAGGGTAAGATTTGGTGTTTCTGGAGAGACAATTGTACTGTCTCTATCCTACAAAACCATGAGCAACATGTTACCCTTAGCATCCATAAGAACCATGGTAGTGATAAGATATATGTCACAGCTGTGTATGCAAAGTGTACTAATACTGAAAGAAAAGACCTATGGAACAGCTTGGAAGATCTGAATAAGTTAATTAAAGGCCCATGGAGTATTGGTGGGGAGTTCAATGTCATTCTTCATCCAGAAGAAAAGCTTGGAGGATTATCCCACAAAAACTCCAGAAGCTTTGATTTTACAGAATGTATGGATTCATGTGGTATGTCAGATGTTGGTTTCAATGGATCGAGGTATACTTGGTGCAACAACTGGAGACCAAACAAGAGGATTTGGATGAGGCTAGATAAAGTGTTTATTAATGATGATTGGGCCACCAAGTATGCTAACAACTCTGTCAGGCATTTAGCTAGAACTAGCTCTGATCACAGGCCATTGCTTTTTAAATGTGACAATGGACAACTATGTGGTCCCAAGTACTTTAAATTCCTGGATTTTTGGACTACTCAGAATCATTTTCTTGAGATTGTTAGAATGGACTGGAGCCAAAATGTTACTAGGAACCCTGTGCGGATTCTTCAAAACAAGCTTAGAAGTGTGGCTAAAAGACTTTCGGCATGGTCAAGGGAAGAAATTGGTCATGTGCATGATCAATTTGATACGTAG